The window GTAGATTCTTCCTCCTGCACGGTGAGACGGTTGGCGGGTGTAGTTCGGTGGAAAGAAACAGTTCCTACACGATGCATCTCTGAGGCAGATATCTCCAAAACTCGGCAACTCGCACCAAAACGATCTAGATGGATAAACTTTTCACTCTCCACATCTTGCGGGTGACGATGACTTAATACTCATAATATTTTTTCCTTACAGCGTTTAATTTGTCTGTCTTCTTGGCCTCTGGCTCCTTCATGGTGGAAGCCAGGAGCTGATCCCCTTTGTAGTCTTTGTACAGCTCAGCTAAAGTCTCCCTCGTCTCCAGGTTGGTGCTCTTCAGGTGGTACGCCGGGTCCTGCTTGGCCTTCTCCTCATCTGAACcatgcagaggaagaagatggtTTATCAAAAGCACCTTTAACTACCCCTAACACATTAATGATTTTGATGAAGTGGAAGATGAAATGTCATCCACGTGTGACGGGTCACAGCGCCGTTTCTCACCTGGATCCAACACTTTCAGACTGTTTTTCACATGGAAGAAGTTGGACACATTGAATTTGTCCAAGTTTGTGGGATCCTGTGAGGGAAGAATAATTTCTCCATCAGATTAAAATATGTGATTTCAACTTTgcaaaccaaaagaaaaagaagtgaagaacCCACCTGAAGTGTTATAATGTCTTTTCTGGTAAAGGGTTCGTCAGTCAGCAGATCTTTAAAAGACTTGGTCTTGATGTTGAGTTGCTCAACAGCCTGAGTGGAAACAGaaacttattttattgtacacGACTAATTCAGCGTGACGTAAGACAGCAACCTTATGAGACCCTGTGGGCTGAGTGTCTGTATCACACTGACATCAAAAATCAATAACgtttctgtatgtgtttgtgtgtgtaattttagACATTGATCtatgttaaaaaagaaagtttttgtAAGGATCGGCGCAGTGAGAGTGCGTCAGTTCACCAACCTCATAAGAGAACACGTTGCCGGTGACCTTGTTGGCAACAATGTGAGAATTATTTGTGAAGACGTTGTACAGAACGGGGCAGTGATATTTTCCTGGAAcgaaatgagaaagaaagactgaAGCAGGCAGAGCAGCGGAGTCGCTTCACAATCTGCTGAAAATTCCTCCCGAAGTCAAGGGGGTACCGTCACGTAACGCTTTCCCTGCTGAATTATATCacctctcctacatcttcctcctctACTTGCTTTAATTTGCTCTCATCCGCCCACAAAAATTACCCTCTAACATGCTCTTTAACtccaattttcattttcaatccACTCTCACACAGCAGAGCTGTTAGAAAAGCACGGCTTTGACCTTTTTACTTCTAACGATTGGCTGATTTCTATAACTCGGATCTGAGAAATTAAGGTTATTCAGCTCTAATGTCGGTatcattttattagtttttacagTAATCTTTTATGGTTTAAGTACACAGAAACATATATTTACCATCGCTGTTCTTGGCAAAGTTCAGCTTGATGAGCGACTTCGCCTCCAGTTTCTGTGGGGAAGAAGAACAACCGAGGTGTTACAGTGCAATCATAAAAACAACGCGTTCAAAACTTCATTTGCTGAAACAGAACGGAAAAGATCTCTCTTTTCCTTAAAAGCAGACAAAGATATTTTACGAAACTCTCACACAGATCGTCTTTGTCGAGTACTTTAAACTTAACAACAGCTGATGTTTTTCAAGGCCTGTGTATTTTCAGGTTTTATATTCAGCAGTttattctataaaatgtcagaaaatagtgagaatATCCTTCACAAGTTCCCACTtgaaggtgacgtcttcaagtTGCTCTCAACCAAAACTCGTAAGATTTTTTTGGTTTACAGTAATATGTACAAATAatacttttctttatttgtgcaCATCTTCCCATTTGAGAAGGTGGGAGCATGAATGTTTAGTATGTTTTGCAtaataaatgactttaaattatgcaagtttttaACCAACTATAGCTACATAAACAACAGGAAGATGGCCGTAGATAAAGAAAAGCTGATTAAACATGCTGTTGGAATCACTCTGGGCTGAGAAGTGATTTTGGCATCAGTACTGCAGTTTTACATGATGCACACTGTCCCAAAAAGACCTTTTTTTCCATACAAAAATTGCTGCAAAAagaacagctgtaaaacatctGAAGAACTTTTTCTGTGTATGCACCCAGTGAGAGACTTTCAAAGTAAGGGAGTGCATCAGAACACGACAGCCAGTTTATTCTTAGCACATCCATGGTTTGCTTACCTCTCCAGAAGCCGGATTAGTACCGTACTTCTTGATCCATGGAACAATGCTCCTGAGAGAGAAGGCAGAAACAGAGTGATCTTTATTTTAGGACCACACAGACACAACCAGAGGCCATAATATGAACGAGCTTgtataacaaaaaaacaacagggaGATATCCTGATATGAACCGTCGTTGTGTTTTTAAGGTCCCGAAAGTTAGATATTTATCCAGCAGCGTGCACGGTAATGATGCAAAAACCAAATGACAGCTGAGATGATGGCGTTAGTTTTTGTTTGCAGTGAAAATTGGTGCAGGCTTTGTGTTGCTTCCAGCCTATTATCTCCAATGTCGCTGGGTCGGAACTGCAGGGGAATTTTAGTGGACTGacattgtgtattttttggatACAACCACGAATTCTACACATAGGGGCtgtaaaatttttaaaatgtaaggTTTCTACTCACAGCAGGTCGAAGACAACTCCCTCCTCAGTACAGACGGGATACTCAAACGGCTGAAGGGACAAGCTGAAACGTTACAAAGAAAACAGTCGAGTCACAGTTGAGTCTTAAAGCTATGCAATTTACAACGTGAAGAGTGAAATAAGACATCTAAGGCACCTCTCTCCTACATGGATGGAAAACAAGTCTCTTACCTGCAGTGGTCAAATGAAAGCCGTCTGAAGTTTGACTGTGGGATTtctgaaaagtaaaacaatCATCAAATGGTATTTATTTCCATACACCGAAATGACTGACATCTTTCAAAAATGGTCCACCTAGAGAAAACTAATGCAATCTAATACAGAGGTTCCCAATCTGGGGTTTGAACTGGTTATAACTGGCAGACGTACAACAGTTGATGAGGGTCGCAAATTGACATTGTTGCATTTTGAGGAGTCACAAACCAGATAGGTTGAGAACCTCTGGTCTAATATAACAGCCCGACAACAAACCTTCATTAAGattataatgtttgttttatgtagAAACTGTTTCAGACAGGAGTCGACTCAACTTTATGATTCTTGTGGAGACTGGAGTTTATGGTGCTGCTGTTGAATGATAGTCTAGCTTCATTGATATAAATCGGGTGGGCTAGTAACATTTCTCAATATGACACAATACGattcaacagcagcacaaaccgCAGCCTCCAAAACGAACATGTAGTGGATTCAGCACGTCTTTACAAAAACTGATCATTAGCACTTTCATGAAGGTAGGAATAACTGCAGGGCTGTTATATTAGATAGTTATGTTAAACTGCATCAGTGATTGTGTTGACACGCCTGCTGGAATCCAGATGTTGAATCTTATCCTGGTTGATCTTATTCAGGATATATCTATAATCTTGTCATCTtgtttgctgtatttctgtaattttgctttcctggtctattctgtacacacagcATCTATTGGATGTCTGTcatcctgggagagggatccctcctctgttacTCTTCCTGAcgtttcttccatttttttccctcttaaagggttttttagggagtttttccttatccgGATAAACGGTCAAAGGATTtttgtacagactgtaaagccccctgaggcaaatttgtgatattgggctttACAACTAAAAATGGACTTGCCTTAATATGAAGTTTACATGgaacatgagaaacctggttattcaACTCTCTGTTTACATGATTCTGATCATCTGTGTCCAGATGTGTCTTGATTCTCCAAcatctcatttcttcaccaacagAGACTGTTGGGAAGCCTTGATGAGATGTCTACATGCCACAGCATCCTGGTTTCTATTGGAGTACTCCAGgtagcatatactgtatagtactgtgcaaaagttttaggcactgaAAGTAAAATTTGGATGCTTTTAAAATTAAGACCATTAATactgtgggggccataccatctgttgcaggatttcttgttcttcttgtcgcTAAAGATAGTTCTTCTCTgactctgtctgtatgtttgggatcattgtcatgctgcagaatcaATTTGTTTCTGatggtgttgcattatggataagaatctaaacatctaaagtgcctaaaacttttgcacaatACTTAACATGTTTCTCAAAACCGGTAAAAGGtcttatccaggtttctgaaaccAGGATACTCCAAAACCATGATCATAACCAGGATACTGGTTATTGTAGATTCATTAGCCTCTATTAAGTTCAGTGTGGTAGTATAGAAAACAGGCTGCTAACACCATGACAAAATGTAAGCTAATAGACACAAAACAGCAGCTACACAGCCTCAGAAGTGAACATTTGTACTCTggtcacattaaaaaacaggaaTGAATGAGCGCTGGAGAAGAGTaaagtggtggaaagtaactaagtacatttattcaagtactgtacaagtacaattttgaggtacttatactttacttgagtatttcaattTCATGTTGCTTTATACTTccattccactacatttcagagggaaatattgtactttctactccaccacatttatttgacagctttagttacttttcagatgaagatttgacacattggataatataacaagcttttaaaacacattgttaaagatgaaaccagtggtttcaaacttttttggcttttgacatcttacaaaaagcagtgtgtagttggggtcacatttcagatgtctatgagttgttaacagctccaccaaatagtgatttttccctctaaaccgctttcatttcaataaacgTTCAAAcaatccaatatttcaccaaaaatcaaagattagagaaaaagtccaaaaactgaaaacagatttatgtatcagaactttgttttttcttctttcctctcccattaatcatctcaccacccctcaaatttatctggtgaccctttagaggggcccgacccctaggttgggaaccactggactaaactagccaactgtatataaagtagttgaaactagctccacctccagcagctacaacagtaacatgctgctctaacactgatgcttcattattaataatctaatgatgtcatatataataatatatcagtcagagggaccaaaccactacttttactgcaatactaactacattttgctggtAATATATATGTACTTTTAACTAagcaggatttttcatgcaggacttttacttgtaatatagtatttttacattgctgtattggtacttttacttcagtaaaggatcttagtacttcttccaccactgaacttAGCTGACGTTACCTGCTCGTTTCCCTCCGTAGAAGTTAGTGTATTCTGTAGATGTGATGTACCTGTACGGATGAAAAACACACGCGTCAATTAGACTAAAGATAACGTTACGACGACAttaaattaagaaaaactaaAGGTAGTGTTAAATAAATACCGTAAACTACTGTAAATTAGCCGTGGTCCGTTACTCACTATTAGCCTGCTAAgctaacaacaacaaacacgTTTCAGCTGTGCAGCGAACAGTTCACGATAACTTTCAGACTTACATCTTGTCTTTTTGATGCTGACGCTTCCCcattttgagtttgtgtgtagATCCAACCGATGATCTACTTTATCTACAGTTAAAACACAGACTTAGCTAACGCTagctgacaaaaacacaacctaCTCGATTTTTGCCACTTCCTGTTTACGTTCTTTTTCGTCGCCGTGATTAATGGCAGTTCAGTTATTCTAACGGCACTCTGCCGCCCTCCACAGGGAAAactatcattttaaatgtgatgattgtGATGTGTAAGTCTTTTCATTcacaaatgtcatttaaaaaatcaattcaattcaaagggGCTTTATTGGCATTGAAACAAAgcaagtgtgaaataaaaacaaaaaaaaaaatctattgcaATAAAGAAATGTAAACAGAATGTGTCACATTTGCAACATTATAGTCAGATCTtacaaacagaagaaatatgATCTTTATATTTATAGCTACCTTtatgacaataaataataaatatatatatacacataagtAAAGatatcttaaaataaaatagagaaatgCAGACATTGCagttaacaaaatataaatacaaatacgtaGGAACTGCATGAACACTGCAAAAattgttttaaagaaatgtatttgaAGATATCTGcgctgtatgtatgtacagtaagtatGTCTGTGTACAGAGATTAGCACAGTGCAGATAATTGGAGCAGGAATCCACAACACACAAAATTACCAATATTTTCTCTGTTccttcatgattttttttctctctaaaatctcttcaaaacaaaaatcaattattaTAACTATATTTTTGAAAGCATAAAGAATtgcctttttaattttaatgtatcTTTTTACGTGTCACTGTCTGACacgtcggtccaaaatctctTATAGGTGTTCAATTAGGTTGAGATCTgatgactgtgaaggtcatagcatatgattcacatcattttcatactcatcaaaccattcagtgacccctcatgcctTGTGAtttggggcattgtcatcctggaagagaccgctcccatcaggatagaaatgtttcatcaataggataaaggtgatcactcagaacaactttgtattgattagcagtgactcttccctctaaggggacaagtggacccaaactatgctagcaaaatgccccccacagcataacagagccaccagatcccctcatgtaggggtcaagcattgAAACCTGCACCccttcctgaggtttcttccattttctccccattcaaggtttttttaaaggcgtttttccttattcaaatcGAGGATCTAatgatagaggatgttgtattgctgtacagactgtaaagccctctgaggcaaatttgtgattttgggctgtacaagtaaaattgacttgacttgaaccTTTTGTAGCACCAGTCAGTCTTAATTCACTTACCTTTACACTACCTACATGCAATGACTGATGACCACTCCGATAAGGTcagaaatataatttaattgtttaatttacTCCACACAAATAACCTGTTCATTTATCATCTGTGAAAGAATCGTACACTTGATGAAAAACCTGTAAAACCTCCAGTTTGAGCAGAGTATTATCTGaatgttgtaaatgtttttaatgatccATGGATTTAGGATTAGCTTGTTATACAATGCAAACACATTGGCTGTTTCTTGTTACTTTGCAAGTATGCACATTGTGCTTTCATCTGTATCACATGTAAAGGTGCTATTTATCATTTATGCCATGTTCACCTTCATCTTCCCACACTCAGCATGTAATAATCCCCTTTAATGTCCATActttgagtttttttctttctctcaccaCCTCATGCACATCTATGTAACTGCTTTAAATTTACATTGTATGCCGCTGAGcgaacaagacaaacaaaacaacgcAGAATAAATTAATCTACAACGAGTTTATTTTGTCTTGGCATTTAATTCATTTGAAGGTATTCTTATAATTATGGCTAATCATTTACTTCTTCTATCAAGAGAAGGCAGCAAACAAAAAAGGGTTAGAGGCATGAACCATGGCCGGGCAGTTAGTAACGTGTAGTGATGTGTAGCAGAAGGTACATTCAGACTGCCTGTTGCACACATGTAGCAAGGACACATTATACAGGTACCACCATCACCACctcaccaaaaaaaacacaaagaataagaaataaaaaaaatcataagcAGGAATTAAACGTCAAACTAAACCCTTTATAGATAAAAAGGACACAGTGGAgtgatggggtttttttgtttataaaaatataatacagaGCAGAAACAGCAACACCGGCTGCATTCCTGAGTTACAATTGGCTGTCGTTTCTCTCGTCACTCGCAGCACTTCAACAGCTTATGAAGGAAACACACCAACAAgtcaaaaagaacaaagaaagacTCGATTACAAACTACAGACGTCACAACTGAATTTCATGTCGCACAATGAATAACTCAACAAGTGAATGTTCTCATCCTTGGCACTTTAATCTGTCAGGCAGAACCAAACTATGATGAAAATGATCGAAACAAAAAGTTCCTTTCAGTTATCTGTCACtgacaaacatacattttaattaaatgacaaaaacagaagacacagaggGGTCGGAGAGTCAGAGGTTTGCCGGTCCGTTAGGTCGATATTAGTCGTTTGCTCGGAAAGTGCAACAatatgtgtaattttttttacagagcaaaaaaaaaaaaaaaaaaaaaaaagtttacaacGTTTGTTCCCTTTGAGAACAATTAGAACAATTGAAGTCCATATAAATGGTAAACTGATGGCCGGCGTTCGCTCAGTACCGTCCTGAAAATAAGATGAGTGTTTTCTCCGATAAAATGTCTCCTGTTTGATAAAACAGTCTATGAGTTTTCTGGTAaagaaaaaatagtttaaaaaaatcaccgCAAATCCATCATGGACACAGTGTCATCGGTGATGTTGACGTGTCCTGCgtgctgagaaaaaaagaacacgGAGTTAGAGTCTGATCACATGTTTAATAACAGTAATACAGTTCAGTACTTCTCACAGACAATCACAAGTAATTTTACGTTTCTAAGCTGGCTATTGAtcaaaagtcacattttaagagcagaaatttaaatacattttgggtttttgttttgagaAACTACCCAACAAACTGCCTCTGGTTTAATTGATGCTTATTTATCCTGACTGAACTGACCGCAGGGAAcgaaacaaaataaatgtcctTTGTGGTCACTGGACCACCCAGAAACTGTGAGTGTAGTTCAaccaaattacaataaaaaatctCTCTCAGTTCTAGTTGTTTCtaaccatgcagatagttttggttgcATTTTGCCACATTTGGAGATATTTATTCCTGAGGTTTCTGCCTCCAAACCAAATGGAGGAGAATTTAGTTTGCTTTGAAATATTACAGtgaaaaattcaacagcatTCAACAGATCTCTTTCAATGAGACACTTTCCCTGTTACTAAACCTACAGAGCATGCAGTCAACAGTCTTCATGGTAACCGTTTCCTCTTTAGAAAGTTTAGGACTTTCTAAAGAGTCAGGTGACACCTGTTTGCTGCTGGAGATGCCCAAAACAAGTTTAGGTTTAGTCCTATAGAACTTTTAAGCATCAGTTCACAGTTGTATCCAGTAGTTATTGGTCTGTTGGTACCTCTTGGCCCACATTTATAATATTTCTGCTGAAGGATCTGTGCATcccaaaaaatacacaacatgatTTTAACTTTGGAAGTTTCACGTGGGATAATTGATTCTGTAAAGAGATGATGCTGTTGAGTTTTTATGTGCTCGAACAAAATGTCATGACCTTCCACTGTACTGGGGCGGGTACACAAATCTCAGAAACAGGTATCTTAAAACCTGGTCTTAGATAGACCCCAGAGGAAATTGAGAAAAgatattttttgtgatttgttcCCAATGTAGTTTCATTCATCTCTGAAATTTTCCTGAAACAAGACTGAAGGCAAATAGCTGCCTAAATGTTAAGAATATACGTTACTTCAATCTAACAAATTATTGAAATAAGTCAGTTTGTATTAGGAACAGATGAAAGAACCAAATAATAAACTatcaatcacattttttgttctttcacagTCAGATTCATTTTTCTATAAGACTTTATGGAGTGTAAAAGCTATGTAGTAAGTATTAAGAACAGGTGAAATAATCTTATTATTGGCtgattttcttctgtttgtcttaacaataaatattttaggGTTCAGTAGAAGTGTACTTACTGTAAATAGAGGGGGGTCTTTGCTGTGAGGGTGAAAGCCCTTCTGTTTACACGTAGAGATTTCATCTGTTCCTCGATCTGTCAACCTGAAGTAACCGATtctgaaacaacacaaaaaccaaacacaatCACCACCTCATTTAACATAGACTAAATATTACAAACACCTTTCAGTATATTACAATtaaaattcaacagcaccacaaactacagtgCCAGTAGGATTTATTTCAGGGTTGTGGTATTAGCTGGCTTCTTTTATTTAGCGACCTAATTAAACTGGGAGATGACTTAACGTTTTCCACGACAAGACATCAGCAGTTTTCTGACTCACTCATTGAACTTGGGTGAGCAGACGATAGCGATGGCCTCCGGCAGCATCATCTGGTAGGAGCAGTGTGTGTGGAGGTCGACACTGGATAGGAAGGCCGTCTGTGTGGGATGAgtctgcaaaaaacaaacaaacaaaaaaaaaaaagggggttcAGATTTCAGTCAACATATTCAGCTGTTTTTAGTGAACAAAGTCATTTCAGATTACCTTTTGTGaagtttttcagtgtgtgaagcAGCTCACAGTACGATTTAATGACACCACTTAATGTTGCTGATAGAAGTTGAGAGTTTAAGTGTCATATCTAATTATTAATAAGATAGAAAATGAACCACTTGCGTAGAACAAAAGCTCAACCGGTGTAAAATTACTCATGTGAATTTGATATCGTAATAACTCAAGTCCCGCGGTCGCTGGGGCTGGGTAATAGCTATTCCTTCATTATTAACGTCTGTGGAATTGtattataaaaatatgattataCTGTGTTTAGAGCAtagatatataataatatggacgtagccaccgtggCGTCACCCGCTGGTTTCTGaggagcggttttgaagctcttggcagtgcctgactgcTCCTAACTCCCAGACTTTGATTGTATATAAATAGGtttagagctgcagtgattagttgattaatcgagagtcgattgacagaaaattaatagcCATCTATAACTAATCGCCAAGTCATGAACATTTCCTGGttttttagtcctctgtgacagtaaactgaatatctttgagttgtggactgtcggttgggacaaaataagacatttgaggttgcatcttgggcaGCGATCGACACTTTTTCACCCTTTTCTAACATTTTCAAGGCCAAACAACTTACCGCTcgatcgagaaaataatcaacagattaattgataatgaaaataatcattagttgcagccctgattgTGTTACAACTTTACAAAACTCTACTGTTGAAGCTAAACAGCTGAAGAAAATGATGAACAACAAGTGAAAAGTCACTACATTGAACATcactttgattattttctttgtgcataCATTTGCCATGTCATGATATATCAATACCTAATCAATATTCCTCTTAATATTGTCATATTGATTCAATTGCCCAGCCTTCAGTGATCACAATTCTCTATATtcacaaattcattttttatttaaaacataacATGTCTCTGTATCACattattgtttcatgttttagaAAGGTTACTATTATCAAACGTCACTGTAGCAGCATTGAAAATATCTTAAAGTGTTTATAAGTCATGACAGGAAGGTGAAACATTGCATTACATGTTCTCTTAATTCATCTTAATGTGTTTGCAGAGTGGATTTTTCCCTTATATGGTAGAGCAGGATTATCTCGTATTTATTTGAGAGTGTTATTTGGCCAGAATTTGCCCGACATTACTCACATGAATCCAGCCCAGGGTGATGAGATCATACTGGTCCTGTATGAGAAAGAGTTCCTCTTCATTTTCTGTATCACAATAGTCAGGTCCGCCGCACTGCTTCGGTACGATGACGTGGGTCACGGTGAATGCGTTTCTGGTCTGGAACAAACCCGTACAGCGTCACGCTATTATATTTCTTTCAATTATGCATAGCCGCACTCTGCCAAAAGCTATCCAAGGACgtgcaaaaaaataaacagaacagtGACTGAGTTGctgctggcaaaaaaaaaaaacaaaaaaaaaactgcttggTCATGCTCataaaagagtgaaaagagCTTTGAGTTAACCCGGCCCCGGCAAATGAGCCGCACAATATTTCAAACAAAAGATCACAGCAGATCTGGGACAGTCGGAGAAGTGTCAGCTTATGTTCTGCCCCTCTGGGCTGAGAGGTCAGCTGATGTCTcggtttcttttaaaaaaatctacaaatcCACATTTCTTAATGAAAACCATCCTCAAACAgtgaggttttgttttcatttttagcaCCACTAGAATaggggcttttttttctttaaccaTCCCAGctgattaaattaaaatgttggaaaattGCAGTTTTAATGATCATAAAAACtcaaacatttaattggcatctCATTTACACTAATTTCGATGCTTCCTGTAACAGATCTACTGTCAGCAGGGGGATGCAACACTGCTGGTTCGATACATTTCGCTCCGTTCCAGACTCTTACCAGTTTGCCACACAGGATGCCACAAGTTTCTACAGCTCGGCTTGTGTTGGCCTCTGCCAGCCTTAGGAAGCTCCGGCACAGCTCAGCGGGAACAGCCAACTGCCGAAGGGCATCCACCATTgtatctgcaaaaaaaaccaTGTAGCGGAATAAACAAAAGATGAATGGAGAAGTTCGATTCTTGTGATGTTCTGAAACATGGCATGGTGTAAACAGGAAATTAAGTAGGTCAGGGGGAAAAGAAATCAGCTCAGAAGAATAAATACTTTAAAGCAGGAGTAGAGCAGGATTTAAATCCTCTGAAGCCCGGCCCATTGAGTCGGAAAAACATTAACTCACTGTGGTTCCCTGGGCTGACCAGAGTCCCGGGTTTGAGAGACCTGTCGAAGCTGGGCGGGCCGCTGGCGGGTGTGCCGATGGTCGCCGGGGGGCGGTTGTATTGGTGGTTGCCGATGGACAGGTCACCCGGACTCGGTAAGGGAGAGGGTGAGACCGTCGGGGGACCCTGGATGCCTGGAATGAGGGGCATGTCGGGGGAAGGTGCGGCGGGCGTGGCAAACTCCAGGAGCACACGCTGGCGTTCCTTCTCCAGCTCCTGGCGGCGGATCATCTCCTCGAAGGCACTGAACTGCTCCTGCTCCCGCTGCCGGCGCTGCATCTCGGCCACGCGCTCCCGCTCGGCGTCCAGCGCTCGTTGCTTGGACTGTTCCCGCAACAATatttcatcctcctctttctgatcgtaaaaaacataaatcacgTACACAAGTTTCAGTTGGTGTTGTTGCTTTCTTTGGCTACTGCTGCCTTTCCCAACAAAAAAAGACTTGTTGTTTTGATGCAGAGATGTAAGTTTATCTTATCTGAATATAACGTGACTGTTTAAGGTCAGTGTCACTGTTTGGCCTCCATTTAGTCTGTTAATTAACAAATGCCTCTTTtattacaacagtaaaatgctgtttctgtgccaCAGATTAATGTTTC is drawn from Thunnus albacares chromosome 2, fThuAlb1.1, whole genome shotgun sequence and contains these coding sequences:
- the LOC122967203 gene encoding STAM-binding protein-like A; the protein is MADHTDVSLQPEERVRALTKKGSSVEVNDDVPPRRYFRSGMEMIRMANVYTEEGNIEHAFVLYNKYITLFIEKLPKHRDYKTANIPEKKDTLKKLKDVAFPQAEILKKALLRRFEQEYAQYLVKKKEEDEILLREQSKQRALDAERERVAEMQRRQREQEQFSAFEEMIRRQELEKERQRVLLEFATPAAPSPDMPLIPGIQGPPTVSPSPLPSPGDLSIGNHQYNRPPATIGTPASGPPSFDRSLKPGTLVSPGNHNTMVDALRQLAVPAELCRSFLRLAEANTSRAVETCGILCGKLTRNAFTVTHVIVPKQCGGPDYCDTENEEELFLIQDQYDLITLGWIHTHPTQTAFLSSVDLHTHCSYQMMLPEAIAIVCSPKFNEIGYFRLTDRGTDEISTCKQKGFHPHSKDPPLFTHAGHVNITDDTVSMMDLR